A window of Komagataeibacter medellinensis NBRC 3288 contains these coding sequences:
- a CDS encoding ammonium transporter → MIKKIGKIGRHAGLVAAVAAASLHGLPAMAADAPPPAVDTGDTAWMLVSTALVLLMTIPGLALFYGGMVRKKNVLATLMQSFSICCIMTVVWMVVGYSLTFTSGNAFIGGLSRVMLNGLGAGISKGVDVPFTMAAGTDAATTMTIPESVWMTFQMTFAIITPALITGAFAERMKFSAMCVFTILWGLLVYVPVAHWVWGPDGWVASKIGAIDFAGGTVVHINAGIAGLVAALVLGRRKGYGEEDLSPYNLTYAVIGASLLWVGWFGFNAGSAGGANGRAGMAMATTQIAAAAAGVSWMCAEWMKTGKPTVLGIISGAVGGLVAITPAAGFVLPGGALVIGLLAGVICFWGATGLKHMMGYDDSLDAFGVHGIGGIVGALLTGVFAYGPLSATDASPEGVSGSFHQFLAQAESVGVTIIWCAVISFILLKAIDLTIGLRVSRDEEMEGLDMSLHGERINS, encoded by the coding sequence GTGATCAAGAAGATTGGCAAGATCGGACGCCATGCGGGGCTGGTGGCGGCCGTTGCAGCCGCGTCCCTGCATGGTCTGCCCGCCATGGCGGCGGATGCGCCCCCTCCTGCGGTCGATACAGGTGATACCGCATGGATGCTGGTCAGCACGGCGCTTGTGCTGCTCATGACCATTCCCGGCCTTGCCCTGTTCTATGGGGGCATGGTCCGCAAGAAGAATGTGCTGGCTACACTGATGCAGTCCTTCAGCATATGCTGCATCATGACGGTGGTGTGGATGGTAGTGGGCTACAGCCTCACCTTCACATCGGGCAACGCATTCATCGGCGGCCTGTCGCGTGTCATGCTTAATGGTCTGGGTGCCGGCATCAGCAAGGGTGTTGACGTACCCTTCACCATGGCTGCGGGCACCGATGCCGCAACCACCATGACCATTCCCGAAAGCGTGTGGATGACGTTCCAGATGACGTTCGCCATCATCACGCCCGCCCTGATTACCGGCGCCTTTGCCGAACGCATGAAATTCAGCGCCATGTGCGTATTCACCATCCTGTGGGGCCTGCTGGTCTATGTGCCGGTTGCCCACTGGGTCTGGGGGCCGGATGGTTGGGTTGCCAGCAAGATTGGCGCGATCGACTTCGCCGGTGGCACCGTCGTGCATATCAATGCTGGTATTGCAGGACTGGTTGCGGCCCTGGTACTGGGGCGGCGCAAGGGATATGGGGAAGAAGACCTCTCTCCCTATAACCTGACCTATGCCGTCATCGGCGCCTCCCTGCTGTGGGTAGGCTGGTTCGGCTTCAATGCAGGTTCAGCAGGGGGCGCCAACGGCCGTGCGGGCATGGCCATGGCCACCACCCAGATCGCGGCGGCAGCGGCCGGTGTTTCGTGGATGTGCGCCGAATGGATGAAGACCGGCAAGCCAACCGTGCTGGGCATCATTTCCGGTGCCGTGGGTGGACTTGTAGCCATTACGCCTGCAGCGGGCTTCGTGCTGCCCGGTGGCGCGCTGGTGATCGGGCTTCTGGCTGGTGTGATCTGCTTCTGGGGTGCGACAGGGCTCAAGCACATGATGGGCTACGATGACAGCCTTGATGCTTTTGGCGTGCATGGCATTGGCGGTATTGTCGGCGCATTGCTGACCGGCGTGTTTGCCTACGGTCCCCTTTCCGCCACTGATGCCAGCCCCGAAGGGGTGAGCGGCTCCTTCCACCAGTTCCTGGCACAGGCGGAATCCGTGGGTGTTACGATCATCTGGTGCGCGGTGATCAGCTTCATCCTCCTCAAGGCCATTGACCTGACCATCGGGTTGCGCGTCAGCCGTGATGAAGAAATGGAAGGTCTGGACATGAGCCTGCATGGCGAGCGGATCAATTCCTGA
- a CDS encoding GNAT family N-acetyltransferase produces the protein MTFSIRPATPADACHLPGVERSAAQVFRTVPELAWLAEGEVLPIEAHHACMEQHACWVAVDGHDRPLGFLSAERCGRDLHILEMSVARQVQGRGLGYRLLACAVAGAREHGLSGLTLTTFCTVAWNAPFYRKAGFHIIAPSALEPHLAARLRQEAEAGFGPGTRCAMRRDVTG, from the coding sequence ATGACTTTTTCCATCCGTCCTGCAACCCCTGCCGATGCATGTCACCTCCCGGGCGTTGAACGCTCGGCCGCGCAGGTTTTCCGCACCGTGCCAGAACTGGCATGGCTGGCGGAAGGTGAAGTTCTGCCCATCGAAGCGCATCACGCATGTATGGAACAGCATGCCTGCTGGGTCGCGGTGGATGGACATGACCGACCGCTGGGTTTCCTGAGTGCCGAACGTTGCGGGCGGGACCTGCATATTCTTGAAATGTCGGTAGCCCGCCAGGTGCAGGGTAGGGGGCTGGGGTACCGGCTGCTTGCCTGTGCCGTTGCAGGCGCACGCGAGCATGGTCTGTCAGGGCTGACGCTGACCACCTTTTGCACGGTTGCGTGGAATGCCCCGTTTTACCGGAAGGCAGGTTTTCATATTATTGCACCCTCCGCGCTAGAGCCGCATCTTGCGGCACGGCTGCGGCAGGAGGCTGAAGCAGGTTTTGGTCCCGGCACACGCTGCGCGATGCGCCGTGATGTTACGGGCTGA
- a CDS encoding TonB-dependent receptor has translation MMRLRFSTRSHSPAMLLAMTILTPIASAMGQDVMTTATPTTTEQEEGLTHLSSAPETMTVTARLDRARVQLQPSTGATVHAFSRKALETIPGGDNAGLNSVLLQAPGVAQDSYGQIHVRGDHNEVQFRLDGVQLPEGMNVFGQTLMTRFADNLSLSTGALPVQYGFLQAAVVDITTKNGTTNQGGNVSIYGGARDYFFPSVQYGGQHGKWDYFFTADYVHDRVGIENTTASFNAPHDLSNQYHFLGHLRYTVDENTRLSLIAGVSNAEYQLPNNGGQPMFDQNYTALLPNAPASGDLNEHQKEITDFAILSLQKEIGAFSLQTSVFSRYSSLGYSPDPNMGDLAYMGISQHAERSVMSTGTQSDVTWRVRPDHTIRFGFQVFAERNITKADATVFDANDQQVSIHTGNGRTGDIYGLYVQDEWRPLRNVTVNYGLRFDGVGEYTNEHQLSPRINVVWRAWKGGVLHAGYSRYFTPPPFEVVGGSDLQQFTNTSGAAASNGSSTVKAERDHYFDAGFEQTILPGWRVSFDAYYKIAHNLIDEGQFGAPIILSGFNYRRGQVNGYEFSTAYDRGPFSLYGNFAWSRAIGKDITSAQFNFASDDLAYISQRWIHLDHDQRWTASAGGAYTFFHRTGHPTRLSATMVYGSGLRQDSDIPNGGVIPQYATFNMSVVQSFRDLFHSCFLRTTQLRLDVTNLFDHPYMLRSGTGIGVGAPQYGLRRTILTGISQSF, from the coding sequence ATGATGCGCTTACGGTTTTCCACCCGTTCCCATTCGCCTGCCATGCTGCTGGCCATGACCATTCTCACCCCCATTGCCAGCGCAATGGGGCAGGATGTCATGACCACTGCCACCCCCACCACTACGGAACAGGAAGAGGGGTTGACCCATCTGTCCTCCGCACCTGAAACCATGACCGTAACCGCCCGGCTTGACCGCGCGCGGGTACAACTCCAGCCCTCTACCGGGGCCACGGTGCATGCCTTCAGCCGCAAGGCGCTGGAAACCATTCCCGGTGGCGATAATGCCGGGTTAAACAGCGTGTTGCTGCAGGCTCCCGGCGTGGCACAGGACAGTTATGGCCAGATCCATGTGCGTGGTGATCATAACGAGGTGCAGTTCCGCCTCGATGGCGTGCAACTGCCCGAAGGCATGAACGTGTTCGGCCAGACGCTCATGACCCGCTTTGCCGATAACCTGTCGCTTTCCACCGGGGCGTTGCCGGTGCAGTACGGCTTCCTGCAGGCGGCTGTGGTGGACATCACCACCAAGAATGGCACAACCAACCAGGGCGGCAATGTGTCGATCTATGGCGGTGCACGGGACTATTTCTTCCCCTCCGTCCAGTATGGCGGGCAGCATGGCAAGTGGGATTACTTCTTTACCGCCGACTATGTGCATGACCGGGTGGGCATCGAGAACACGACCGCATCGTTCAATGCACCGCATGACCTGAGCAACCAGTACCATTTTCTGGGGCACCTGCGGTACACGGTGGATGAGAACACGCGTCTCAGCCTGATTGCCGGGGTATCGAATGCCGAATACCAGTTGCCCAACAACGGCGGCCAGCCGATGTTTGACCAGAACTACACGGCACTGCTGCCCAACGCGCCGGCCAGTGGCGACCTGAATGAACACCAGAAGGAAATCACCGATTTCGCCATCCTGTCGCTGCAGAAGGAAATCGGTGCGTTCTCACTACAGACATCGGTCTTCTCGCGCTACAGCAGCCTTGGCTACAGCCCCGATCCCAACATGGGCGATCTGGCCTATATGGGCATAAGCCAGCATGCCGAGCGTTCGGTCATGTCAACCGGTACCCAGAGTGACGTGACATGGCGGGTGCGCCCCGACCATACCATTCGCTTTGGCTTCCAGGTCTTTGCCGAGCGCAACATCACCAAGGCGGATGCCACGGTGTTCGATGCTAATGACCAGCAGGTCAGCATCCACACGGGTAATGGCCGCACAGGTGATATCTATGGCCTGTATGTGCAGGATGAATGGCGACCGTTGCGCAACGTCACGGTCAATTACGGCCTGCGCTTCGATGGTGTGGGCGAATACACCAACGAACACCAACTCAGCCCGCGTATCAACGTGGTGTGGCGCGCGTGGAAAGGCGGCGTGCTGCATGCGGGGTATTCACGCTATTTCACCCCGCCGCCGTTCGAGGTGGTGGGTGGTTCCGACCTGCAGCAGTTCACCAATACATCCGGTGCCGCGGCATCAAATGGCAGCAGCACGGTCAAGGCCGAGCGCGACCATTATTTTGATGCAGGCTTCGAGCAGACCATTCTGCCCGGATGGCGCGTGTCGTTCGATGCCTATTACAAGATTGCCCATAACCTGATTGACGAGGGGCAGTTCGGCGCGCCGATCATCCTGTCAGGCTTCAATTACCGGCGCGGACAGGTCAATGGCTACGAATTCTCGACCGCCTATGACCGTGGGCCATTTTCGCTTTATGGCAATTTTGCGTGGTCGCGCGCCATCGGCAAGGATATTACCAGCGCCCAGTTCAATTTCGCGTCCGATGATCTGGCCTATATCAGCCAGCGCTGGATTCACCTCGATCATGACCAGCGGTGGACGGCCTCGGCAGGGGGCGCCTACACGTTCTTTCACCGTACCGGGCACCCGACACGTCTTTCGGCCACCATGGTGTACGGTAGCGGGCTGCGGCAGGATTCGGATATACCCAACGGGGGCGTGATCCCGCAATACGCCACCTTCAACATGTCGGTCGTGCAGTCTTTCCGTGACCTGTTTCATTCCTGCTTCCTGCGTACCACGCAGTTGCGGCTGGATGTGACCAACCTGTTCGATCACCCCTATATGCTGCGCAGCGGCACGGGCATTGGCGTGGGTGCGCCGCAATACGGGCTGCGCCGTACCATCCTGACCGGTATCTCGCAGTCTTTCTGA
- a CDS encoding TetR/AcrR family transcriptional regulator: protein MDTTADRPRQVQAEDCVLSGASAAKRAQILAGAARVFAEHGYEGASMSGIARDAGVSKGTLYNYFDSKATLFSAFVEQCACEKMPLLFSRIDEGANLTESLDHLAVAMVRLFTSPLSLMLNRIIISEAGNFPALAETFWKHGPQKAINILSAWLMQHNDAGVLNIPDPVFAAEQFYALCQTRIAARARMQLPVNTDEAHITFIARSAVRTFLNAYMREDPRLPPLVMEHAPD from the coding sequence ATGGACACCACGGCAGACCGGCCACGTCAGGTACAGGCGGAAGATTGCGTGCTTTCGGGGGCTTCGGCCGCCAAACGCGCGCAGATACTGGCGGGTGCCGCGCGCGTTTTTGCCGAACATGGCTACGAGGGAGCCAGCATGTCGGGCATTGCACGTGATGCCGGGGTCTCGAAGGGAACATTGTACAATTATTTTGATAGCAAGGCCACGCTGTTCTCCGCCTTTGTAGAACAGTGCGCATGCGAGAAGATGCCGCTTCTGTTCAGCCGGATAGATGAGGGGGCAAACCTTACGGAATCGCTCGACCATCTGGCCGTAGCCATGGTTCGCCTGTTCACATCGCCGCTTTCGCTCATGCTTAACCGAATCATCATCTCGGAAGCAGGCAATTTTCCTGCCCTGGCGGAGACATTCTGGAAACATGGCCCGCAGAAGGCCATCAACATCCTTTCCGCATGGCTTATGCAGCATAACGATGCGGGTGTGCTGAACATTCCCGACCCCGTTTTCGCGGCAGAACAGTTTTACGCGCTGTGCCAGACGCGTATCGCGGCGCGCGCGCGCATGCAACTGCCGGTCAATACGGATGAGGCGCACATCACCTTCATCGCCCGTTCCGCTGTCAGGACATTCCTCAACGCCTATATGCGTGAAGACCCGCGCCTGCCCCCCCTTGTCATGGAACACGCGCCAGACTGA
- a CDS encoding efflux transporter outer membrane subunit, producing the protein MTGRGISWRTAVVGLSVMTAGCAVGPNFHKPTPWTPKQYNGPAHIAANGKDSPAQVASQTTPDDPDTAWWTLFHDAELNKLEQRVATDNLDVRAYAYRMAQSRAELRIAGAERYPGLSASGSYARQQYSTKMLQRIVTDVESDPQLANTPGFSQFAPQPGEAKIPLFNQWRDSVDATWELDLWGRVRREYEAAAANTQAVNEARRGMLISRQSEVARDYMDLRNTQEQLRIVMENRDVAKSMLDLNQQRYTKGLASNLEVEQARAQYENTLAQIPQLEQQLVLQVNALSLLMGAPPRALSDELLNASAIPPVPPRVPVGVPSELARRRPDIRRAEANLHAAIAQVGEAVAEFYPRVTINAGFGFESLSFRDLGFWNAKAWNVGPSITLPLFQGGRLRGQLELRKAAQKEAAITYQKTVLGAWHDVDNALTAYTDEQVRHDDLAQRVEASHHALALAQDQYRNGMVTYLSVLDTQRQYLAAESDLTTSTATISGNLVRLYNALGGGWETTYPEPVPHAKRGSAPTAHPAVTPTPQAAAGSPSVHQRA; encoded by the coding sequence TTGACAGGTAGGGGAATTTCATGGCGCACGGCTGTGGTTGGGTTGTCGGTCATGACCGCCGGGTGCGCGGTTGGCCCGAATTTCCACAAGCCCACACCGTGGACACCCAAGCAGTACAACGGTCCGGCCCATATAGCAGCCAATGGCAAGGACAGCCCCGCGCAAGTTGCAAGCCAGACCACACCCGATGACCCCGATACCGCATGGTGGACCCTGTTCCACGATGCCGAACTGAACAAACTAGAACAGCGCGTGGCCACCGATAACCTTGATGTGCGCGCCTATGCCTACCGCATGGCCCAGAGCCGCGCGGAACTGCGCATTGCGGGCGCCGAGCGCTATCCCGGCCTGTCGGCCAGCGGCTCCTACGCCCGCCAGCAGTACAGCACCAAGATGCTGCAACGCATCGTGACCGATGTGGAAAGCGACCCCCAACTCGCCAACACCCCCGGCTTTTCCCAGTTTGCCCCCCAGCCCGGCGAGGCCAAGATCCCGCTGTTCAACCAGTGGCGCGACAGCGTGGATGCCACGTGGGAACTGGACCTGTGGGGCCGCGTACGCCGTGAATACGAAGCCGCTGCCGCCAACACCCAGGCCGTGAACGAAGCCCGGCGCGGCATGCTGATCTCGCGCCAGTCGGAAGTGGCGCGGGACTACATGGACCTGCGCAACACGCAGGAACAACTGCGCATTGTCATGGAAAACCGTGATGTGGCCAAATCCATGCTGGACCTGAACCAGCAGCGCTACACCAAGGGGCTGGCCAGCAATCTGGAAGTGGAGCAAGCTCGCGCGCAGTATGAAAATACGCTGGCACAGATCCCCCAGCTTGAGCAGCAGCTTGTGCTGCAGGTCAACGCGCTAAGCCTGCTCATGGGCGCGCCCCCCCGCGCGCTGTCCGATGAACTGCTGAATGCTTCTGCCATTCCGCCCGTGCCGCCACGCGTGCCCGTGGGTGTGCCTTCCGAACTGGCACGCCGCCGCCCCGATATCCGCCGCGCGGAAGCCAACCTGCATGCCGCCATCGCCCAGGTGGGCGAAGCCGTGGCCGAGTTCTACCCGCGCGTGACCATCAATGCAGGCTTTGGCTTTGAATCCCTGTCCTTCCGTGACCTGGGGTTCTGGAATGCCAAGGCATGGAATGTCGGCCCGTCCATCACGCTGCCCCTGTTTCAGGGTGGCCGCCTGCGTGGGCAGTTGGAACTGCGCAAGGCCGCCCAGAAGGAAGCGGCCATCACTTACCAGAAAACCGTGCTCGGCGCCTGGCATGACGTGGATAATGCCCTGACCGCCTATACCGATGAACAGGTCCGCCATGATGATCTGGCCCAGCGCGTGGAAGCCAGCCACCACGCGCTGGCACTGGCGCAGGACCAGTACCGCAACGGCATGGTGACCTACCTGAGCGTGCTGGATACGCAACGCCAGTACCTGGCGGCTGAATCCGACCTGACCACCAGCACGGCCACCATATCGGGCAATCTGGTACGACTGTACAATGCATTGGGCGGCGGGTGGGAAACCACCTACCCCGAACCGGTCCCCCACGCAAAACGAGGCAGCGCACCAACAGCCCACCCAGCAGTCACGCCGACCCCGCAGGCGGCCGCTGGATCACCTTCCGTGCACCAGCGGGCCTGA
- the dksA gene encoding RNA polymerase-binding protein DksA, whose product MITLPPDYRPSDDEEFMNPQQVEYFRLKLLKWRADLLKEADETLASLSEGGIHEADITDRASVETDRALELRTRDRARKLISKINQALLRIEAGTYGYCEETGEPIGLKRLEARPIATLSIEAQERHERMERIHRDD is encoded by the coding sequence ATGATTACATTGCCCCCCGATTATCGCCCTTCGGATGATGAGGAATTCATGAATCCGCAGCAGGTGGAATATTTCCGCCTCAAGCTGCTGAAATGGCGAGCCGACCTTCTTAAGGAAGCAGACGAAACACTTGCCAGCCTGTCCGAAGGTGGCATTCACGAAGCCGACATTACCGACCGGGCCAGCGTCGAGACTGACCGCGCACTTGAACTGCGCACCCGCGACCGGGCCCGCAAGCTGATCTCCAAGATCAACCAGGCCCTGCTGCGTATTGAGGCCGGCACCTATGGCTATTGTGAGGAAACGGGCGAGCCGATCGGCCTGAAACGGCTGGAAGCCCGCCCCATCGCCACCCTGTCGATTGAGGCGCAGGAACGCCACGAACGCATGGAGCGCATCCACCGCGACGACTGA
- a CDS encoding tyrosine-type recombinase/integrase, producing the protein MEKHSFKHSPEALSKKEWVIFQRSGTQNWSVRFSLPGQGQIRESLKTADEAEAHRRAAKTYYAALARAEAGLEARAKTVTQVIEEYVKAKSPKDTHAAYLRRYVADFCGRKEASHLTTKTLSNFIPWRKTYWITGPGKDCDFITYMRAGKRISRPVQRVAPSDATLYGEMIVLKKFLTYCRDFGYIVAIPVLDRIKPKDNARPSFSTPEIETLMATAYRRILEAQPHPRVRYDRTMLYAFIGIMVGTGMRPTEAQKLKWGDVLGFDANSPYEGQKVTLRVSGKNKHRAFIPQDSILTDLGLIWGIQSTIWGRPPNPSDYVFADEQAQHVKSFSGGLNALLEACHLKKDYRGADRTAYSFRHYHITHMLNMNVPIYKLAKNCGTSVDMIERFYSHVTLEGIRDDLRIKTSSF; encoded by the coding sequence GTGGAAAAGCACAGTTTTAAGCACAGCCCCGAAGCACTCTCGAAAAAAGAGTGGGTTATTTTCCAAAGGTCAGGCACACAAAACTGGTCTGTGAGATTCTCTTTGCCGGGTCAGGGCCAGATACGCGAATCGCTTAAAACAGCAGATGAAGCTGAAGCCCATAGACGCGCAGCCAAGACATATTATGCGGCATTAGCCCGTGCGGAGGCTGGCCTTGAAGCCCGCGCGAAAACAGTCACACAGGTGATAGAGGAATACGTTAAGGCCAAGAGTCCTAAAGACACTCATGCCGCCTACCTCCGCCGCTATGTGGCTGATTTTTGTGGACGTAAAGAGGCGTCACACCTAACCACAAAGACATTGAGTAATTTCATCCCGTGGCGCAAAACCTACTGGATTACTGGCCCCGGTAAGGATTGTGATTTCATCACTTACATGCGGGCTGGCAAACGGATATCCCGACCAGTTCAACGAGTCGCTCCTAGTGATGCCACCCTTTATGGGGAAATGATTGTCCTCAAAAAGTTCCTCACCTATTGCCGGGATTTCGGCTATATCGTCGCGATTCCAGTTTTAGACCGGATAAAACCGAAGGATAATGCCAGGCCCTCTTTCTCCACACCTGAAATCGAAACGCTAATGGCAACAGCCTACAGGCGTATATTAGAAGCCCAGCCGCATCCGCGCGTAAGATATGACCGCACGATGCTTTATGCCTTCATAGGCATAATGGTGGGCACAGGGATGCGGCCTACAGAGGCCCAAAAGCTGAAATGGGGGGATGTGCTTGGTTTTGACGCGAACAGCCCTTATGAGGGCCAGAAAGTCACTTTACGGGTATCAGGCAAAAACAAGCATAGGGCATTTATCCCTCAAGATAGCATCCTAACGGACCTTGGTTTGATATGGGGAATCCAGTCAACCATATGGGGTAGGCCACCTAACCCGTCTGACTACGTGTTTGCGGATGAACAAGCACAACACGTAAAGTCCTTTTCCGGGGGACTTAATGCCCTGTTAGAGGCTTGCCATCTAAAAAAGGATTACAGAGGGGCAGATAGGACAGCCTATTCCTTCCGACATTATCACATAACACATATGCTTAATATGAATGTGCCGATTTATAAATTAGCTAAAAACTGCGGGACATCCGTAGATATGATTGAGCGGTTTTATTCCCATGTGACCCTTGAAGGCATTAGGGATGACTTGAGAATCAAAACGAGTTCATTTTGA
- a CDS encoding recombinase family protein: protein MFIGYARTSTTDQVAGLEGQVRDLETKGCAKVYAEQISATSTHRSELAACMDNLRAGDVLVVTKPDRLARSTADLLALVKDIEGKDAALLILSMGGQELDTRNPTSKLMLTMLAAVAEFERDLMKERQSEGIAKAKAFGRYKRRKPLADSICKQVTERHKAGIGATALARELGISRMTVYRILRRKH, encoded by the coding sequence ATGTTTATCGGCTACGCACGGACCAGCACAACGGATCAAGTGGCGGGTTTGGAAGGTCAGGTCAGAGACTTGGAAACCAAGGGTTGTGCCAAGGTGTATGCGGAACAGATATCAGCTACCTCCACCCATAGGTCAGAACTGGCAGCCTGTATGGATAACTTACGGGCTGGCGATGTGTTGGTGGTTACAAAGCCTGATCGTCTGGCCCGATCAACGGCTGATCTACTTGCTTTGGTTAAGGATATTGAAGGCAAAGATGCTGCCCTGTTGATCCTTTCAATGGGAGGACAGGAGTTAGATACCCGCAATCCGACAAGTAAGCTGATGCTAACCATGCTTGCCGCTGTGGCGGAGTTTGAACGCGATCTTATGAAGGAAAGACAGTCAGAGGGGATTGCTAAGGCTAAGGCCTTTGGCCGCTATAAAAGGCGCAAGCCCTTAGCTGATTCCATCTGTAAACAGGTTACAGAACGACATAAAGCGGGGATAGGGGCAACAGCCCTTGCCCGTGAATTGGGCATCAGTCGTATGACGGTTTATCGAATCTTACGACGCAAACATTAA
- a CDS encoding putative bifunctional diguanylate cyclase/phosphodiesterase: MALQHDDRLRALTHQDADFWADLVDSVLIVAITDSAGVITYVNDLFCEISQYSREELIGSTHRIVNSGYHDADFFRDLYRTIQAGQLWQGNICNRAKDGSLYWVATTIIPKLDRQGVIQGYVASRFEITELMNTRDRLCELAETDTLTGLLNRGGFNTALADELALCREPGSTGQHAPALVMFDLDGFKQINDVHGHHAGDIVLRAIASRLIELTHPDDPVSRLGGDEFAVILHRTLEDISLERYMDRLQAILERPIDIETVTVSVAGSIGAVLLDGTDTMEDVQKNADMAMYAAKRAGGKQSQMFTKNLRERAQARVSILSEARCGVERNQFEVYYQPILNCSTLQADQIEALLRWQHPERGLLAAEDFSDVFTDAGLAQAMGPRMIEAFRHDVRMWDSNGHPQRQLAINLSRMDLIRDDYQRELEESLKRFNMHPENFVLEVTEAMLHGRRADQGIRNLRELARSGFRIALDNFGKGITVLNHLRELPFSQIKIDQSMVAGIVGNPDACMVLSSLIEMGQGFRMEVTVEGVENREQFDLVMQMKPERIQGFYISSALSSRDILTLPERFDGVMRP, from the coding sequence ATGGCATTGCAACATGATGATCGGCTGCGGGCCCTGACGCATCAGGATGCGGATTTCTGGGCTGATCTGGTTGATAGTGTCCTGATTGTCGCGATTACGGATAGTGCGGGGGTCATTACTTACGTCAATGACCTCTTCTGTGAGATCAGTCAGTACTCGCGTGAGGAGTTGATCGGCTCCACGCACCGGATCGTCAATTCCGGCTATCATGATGCGGATTTCTTTCGTGACCTGTACCGCACGATCCAGGCGGGACAGTTGTGGCAAGGCAATATCTGCAACCGGGCGAAGGATGGTTCGCTTTATTGGGTGGCCACCACCATCATTCCCAAGCTGGACCGCCAGGGCGTGATCCAGGGGTATGTCGCCAGTCGTTTCGAGATTACCGAACTCATGAATACCCGCGACCGCCTGTGTGAACTGGCGGAGACGGATACCCTGACCGGCCTGCTCAATCGCGGGGGCTTCAATACGGCGCTGGCCGATGAACTGGCGCTTTGCCGCGAGCCCGGCAGCACCGGCCAGCATGCCCCGGCACTGGTCATGTTCGACCTTGATGGTTTCAAGCAGATCAATGACGTGCATGGCCACCATGCGGGTGACATCGTGCTGCGGGCCATTGCCTCACGCCTGATTGAACTGACCCATCCTGATGATCCGGTCAGCCGACTGGGGGGGGATGAATTCGCCGTCATTCTGCATCGCACGCTGGAAGATATCTCGCTGGAGCGGTACATGGACCGACTGCAGGCCATTCTGGAACGGCCCATCGATATCGAGACGGTCACGGTCAGTGTGGCGGGTAGTATCGGCGCGGTCCTGCTTGATGGCACCGATACGATGGAAGATGTGCAGAAAAACGCTGACATGGCGATGTACGCCGCCAAGCGCGCGGGCGGCAAGCAGTCGCAGATGTTCACCAAGAACCTGCGCGAACGCGCGCAGGCGCGTGTCTCCATATTAAGTGAGGCCCGTTGTGGGGTCGAGCGCAACCAGTTCGAGGTGTATTACCAACCCATCCTGAATTGCAGCACGCTGCAGGCGGACCAGATCGAGGCATTGCTGCGCTGGCAGCACCCTGAACGCGGCCTGCTGGCGGCGGAAGACTTTTCGGATGTGTTTACCGATGCGGGGCTGGCACAGGCCATGGGGCCGCGCATGATCGAGGCCTTCCGCCATGACGTGCGTATGTGGGACAGCAACGGTCACCCACAGCGCCAGCTTGCCATCAATCTCTCGCGCATGGACCTGATCCGTGATGACTACCAGCGCGAGCTTGAAGAATCGCTCAAGCGCTTCAACATGCATCCCGAGAACTTCGTGCTGGAAGTGACGGAAGCGATGCTGCACGGGCGTCGGGCCGATCAGGGTATCCGTAACCTGCGCGAACTGGCGCGCTCGGGCTTTCGCATAGCACTCGATAATTTCGGCAAGGGCATTACCGTGCTCAACCATCTGCGCGAACTGCCTTTCTCGCAGATCAAGATCGACCAGAGCATGGTTGCGGGCATTGTCGGCAACCCCGATGCCTGCATGGTCCTGTCCAGCCTGATCGAGATGGGGCAGGGCTTCAGGATGGAGGTTACGGTCGAGGGCGTGGAAAACCGCGAGCAGTTTGATCTGGTCATGCAGATGAAACCCGAACGGATTCAGGGCTTCTACATTTCGTCCGCCCTGTCGTCACGGGATATCCTGACCCTGCCGGAGCGCTTTGATGGGGTGATGCGCCCATGA